AACGATCAGTTCATCCGAACGGATCACTCCGTCCGAACAGTCCCAATGAGCATACAGATGCCCATAGTCAGGTTCGTGCACTCCAAGCTGCATTCGGATCCCCTCCGAAGTCAAACCGATCTTCTTGCCGGAAATGACTCTGCCTTCTTTGACATAACGATCAACATTCGCTAACTGGATCGCATATGCGTCGTCGGCCGTCAAAGAGGGATCCATGTCTGTAAGAGCCTCGATCGGCTCACGCATCCTCTCAGCTTCATACAACATATCTGCAAATTTCTGTATATCCGGATGTGCCATAAAAAATTCTCCTTCTCTTGAGACCGGCGCCAAATTAATTTCGCAGTCCCATTATAGATCCTGTAAACTACTTAGCTCACTACGGGAAACAGGGGGCAGACCGGAGTGACAGCGACGCAATGCGAAGCAGCCCTAGCTAAAGGGTATATGAATACTCCGAAGCGAAGGGCCGCGAACATTGCTGAGCTAGCGCCGCTCTAAATCCCAATTGCGGCTATAATCTCCATATCCTTATCCCCCCGACCCGAGAGGTTAACGAGTACCTTTTGCTCCGGACTGAGTTCCGGAGCGATCTTTATCGCTCCGGCAAGTGCATGGGAGCTCTCAAGCGCGGGGATTATACCTTCTGTCCTGCAAAGAAGCCTGAATGCATGAAGCGCTTCTTCGTCGCTTGCGCATATGTACTCTGCGCGACCGCTCTCCTTGAGGGCGGCGTGCGCCGGTCCGACTGAGGGGTAATCAAGTCCGGCTGCGATCGAATAGACCTCGGCGGGTTCGCCTTTATCATCGGTGAGAACGTAGCTTTTGAACCCATGAAGGACTCCGGGGGAACCCTTTGTGAGACTGGCGGCGTGATTTCCGTATGTCAGTCCTCTTCCTGACGGTTCGACACCGATAAGTCGGACATCCTTGTCTTCGATGAAGGCTGTGAAGGCTCCTATCGCATTGCTTCCGCCGCCTACACATGCGATGACGGCGTCCGGCAGGGATCCGGTCCGTTCAAGCATCTGGGCCCTTGCTTCCTCGCCTATTATTTTCTGGAAATTCTGCACCATAGTCGGATATGGGTGCGGCCCGACAGCTGATCCGATAAGGTAAAAGATGGAGGTGTCGCTGCATAATGCCGCAAGTGCCGCATCCACAGCTTCCTTGAGCGTTCCCTGTCCTTCAGAGACAGATACGACTGTTGCGCCAAGAGCTTTCATCCTGAGCACGTTCGGGGCCTGGCGCTTTATATCGACTTCTCCCATGTAGACGTCGCATTCCATGCCCATCAGGGCCGCTACTGTCGCACTGGCAACGCCGTGCATGCCTGCCCCTGTCTCAGCAATGATCTTTTTCTTTCCCATCCTTTTGGCAAGAAGTGCCTGTCCGATGCAGTTGTTTATCTTGTGGGCCCCTGTGTGGTTGAGGTCTTCCCTCTTGAGGAAGATCCTGGCTCCCCCTACTGTCCTGGTTAGGTTTTTGCACTCGGTTAGTGCAGAGGGACGTCCCACGTAGTCCTTTAGAAGGGAGAGGTATTCTTCCCTGAATGATTCGTCTGCCGCGCATTTCTCGTACTCTTCCGCGATCTCCGTAAGGATCGGCTCGAGCATTTTGGGAACGTATGTGCCTCCGAATCCGCCGTAGATGCCTTTTACCGGAAAACCTGCCTGATTTTGTGATCTCTCTGTCATGATGATATCCTCCTCTTAGCTCTTGTAAACTCTCTGGTCTGTTCTCATCTTTTTAGCGCGCGCTGCTGTGGTGCATTTATAAAAAAAGAGGGACTGAAAGAAATTACTCCCTTCCAGCCCCCCTGTATCGGCACAGCAAGATACGGGCGGGACGCTAGACGCACCACCAGCTGTTGAAATTCTTATTCGTGAGGTCGGTAAATGATTTCATGCAGCTTCCCCCGAACTTCAGATATATTGCGCGGAATAATACCACTCTGATCAATAAATTGCAACCCCATAAATGATCATGCCTAAATGTCTGAAAATACCCAAACACAAGCGCCAGATATGTCTCCCGGAGGCTCCGCCGCAGAATGATCATTTTTGATATCCGGAAATTTTTATTAAGGGCTTTTTTGATATAGAATATTACAGCGGTGTCTGAAAAATCGCCGTAAAATCTTATTTTTACCCGGGGGGCGCTTTTTTTGAGTTCCGTAAAAATTTTGTTTTTTATCCTTACCCTCGGGTATATCCTGGGGAGCATAAAATTCTTCAACATCAGGCTCGGCACATCGGGAGTCCTCCTTGTCGCCCTGATCTTCGGGCATTTTGGACAGGAGATATCCGGCGCTGTCCGCGACATCGGCCTGGTATGTTTTGTCGCATCTGTGGGATTGATAGCAGGTCCCGTATTTTTCTGCAATCTCAAAAGCAAAGCCGTTGCCTACATGGTAATAGGATCCGTGACGATCATCTCCGGCGCAGCTTTATGTGTGGCTTCAATAAAGATATTGGGGATCCCTGTCCCTCTTGCCGTAGGAATAATGAACGGCGCACTGACAAGCACCCCGGGACTGGCTGCCGCTATCGAAGCGACAGGTGATCCGAGCGCATCCATAGGATATGGCATTGCTTATCCTTTTGGTGTCATCGGTGTGGTCCTCTTTGTACAGATAGTGCCCAAGATCCTTAAAATAGATTTCAGCAAGACCAAGCCTGTGATGGACTGTGGGCAGGACCTGCAGCCGGAGGGTGCTGCAGGAAAAGGATCTATAAAAATTGACCCCTTCGGCTTTTTCCCTCTTGTACTGACAATAGCCGCAGGACTGATTGCCGCAAAGATAGTGATACCTCTTCCCGGAGGAGCCAGATTCAGCCTCGGAGCATCCGGCGGGCCTCTCCTTACCGGACTTCTGATAGGATATTTCGGTCATATAGGCCCGATATCGCTTGAGGTAAGGAAATCTACCCTCGAGACGATGCGGGAGTTCGGGCTTGCGCTCTTTCTTGCAGGCGCCGGGGCAGCTGCGGGCAAGG
The window above is part of the Synergistaceae bacterium genome. Proteins encoded here:
- the trpB gene encoding tryptophan synthase subunit beta — encoded protein: MTERSQNQAGFPVKGIYGGFGGTYVPKMLEPILTEIAEEYEKCAADESFREEYLSLLKDYVGRPSALTECKNLTRTVGGARIFLKREDLNHTGAHKINNCIGQALLAKRMGKKKIIAETGAGMHGVASATVAALMGMECDVYMGEVDIKRQAPNVLRMKALGATVVSVSEGQGTLKEAVDAALAALCSDTSIFYLIGSAVGPHPYPTMVQNFQKIIGEEARAQMLERTGSLPDAVIACVGGGSNAIGAFTAFIEDKDVRLIGVEPSGRGLTYGNHAASLTKGSPGVLHGFKSYVLTDDKGEPAEVYSIAAGLDYPSVGPAHAALKESGRAEYICASDEEALHAFRLLCRTEGIIPALESSHALAGAIKIAPELSPEQKVLVNLSGRGDKDMEIIAAIGI
- a CDS encoding permease, encoding MSSVKILFFILTLGYILGSIKFFNIRLGTSGVLLVALIFGHFGQEISGAVRDIGLVCFVASVGLIAGPVFFCNLKSKAVAYMVIGSVTIISGAALCVASIKILGIPVPLAVGIMNGALTSTPGLAAAIEATGDPSASIGYGIAYPFGVIGVVLFVQIVPKILKIDFSKTKPVMDCGQDLQPEGAAGKGSIKIDPFGFFPLVLTIAAGLIAAKIVIPLPGGARFSLGASGGPLLTGLLIGYFGHIGPISLEVRKSTLETMREFGLALFLAGAGAAAGKGFVATLTEHGPVLFLAGVGMTILPMMAVYFIAVKMFGLDIFNTLGSICGGMTSTPALGVLISETRTDYVSVPYAATYPVALILVVLASQFISILC